A window from Manis javanica isolate MJ-LG chromosome 10, MJ_LKY, whole genome shotgun sequence encodes these proteins:
- the LOC108402890 gene encoding serine protease 29-like isoform X2: MRQRTMRGSKDDVPSASPASAVRPASRSPTDPESRRQKPACPRAVVSPAASGGLPELPAHFLWAKDKGALEAPRAEHGSPGTMLKLPFLTLFLLGDAVAGTPAPLPENELVGIVGGDNAPQGKWPWQVSLRQYNYRWASWTHICGGSLIHPQWVLTAAHCIFRKDADPSTYRVHAGDVYLYGDQVLLNVSLIIVHPDYVHPELGADVALFQLAESVDRTANMKPIRLSSASPEVTEGQCWVTGWGSVSMHESLPPPYRLQQVSVQLVDNALCDQLYSNSLWHLYDRKIIQDDMLCAGSEGRDSCYGDSGGPLVCRVKGAWQLVGVVSWGNSCAQSGFPGVYARVPTYVPWIRRQIQTGL, translated from the exons ATGCGACAGCGCACGATGCGGGGCTCGAAGGATGACGTCCCTTCCGCGTCGCCTGCCAGCGCGGTCCGGCCTGCCAGCAGGAGCCCGACTGACCCAGAGAGCAGGAGACAGAAGCCTGCGTGCCCACGGGCGGTGGTTTCGCCGGCGGCCAGCGG AGGGCTGCCAGAGCTGCCCGCCCACTTCCTGTGGGCGAAGGATAAAGGGGCTCTGGAGGCCCCCAGAGCAGAGCACGGGAGTCCTGGCACG ATGCTGAAGCTGCCATTCCTGACCCTCTTTTTGCTGGGGGATGCCGTTGCTGGGACCCCAG CACCCCTCCCAGAGAATGAGCTGGTGGGCATCGTGGGCGGCGACAACGCCCCCCAGGGGAAGTGGCCGTGGCAGGTCAGCCTGAGGCAATACAACTATCGCTGGGCCTCGTGGACGCACATCTGTGGGGGCTCCCTCATCCACCCGCAGTGGGTGCTGACTGCCGCCCACTGCATCTTCCG GAAGGACGCTGACCCGTCGACCTACCGGGTCCACGCGGGGGACGTGTACCTCTACGGGGACCAGGTGCTGTTGAACGTGAGCCTCATCATCGTCCACCCTGACTATGTGCACCCTGAACTGGGTGCGGACGTGGCCCTGTTCCAGCTGGCAGAGTCGGTGGACAGAACCGCGAACATGAAGCCCATCAGGCTGTCGTCAGCTTCTCCTGAGGTCACCGAGGGCCAGTGCTGGGTGACAGGCTGGGGCAGCGTCAGTATGCACG AGTCTCTGCCCCCGCCGTACCGCCTGCAGCAGGTGAGCGTGCAGCTGGTGGACAATGCCCTCTGCGACCAGCTGTACTCCAACTCCCTGTGGCACCTCTATGACAGGAAGATCATTCAGGACGACATGCTGTGTGCGGGCAGCGAGGGCCGGGACTCCTGCTAT GGCGACTCCGGTGGCCCCCTGGTCTGCAGGGTGAAAGGGGCCTGGCAGTTGGTGGGAGTGGTGAGCTGGGGCAACAGCTGTGCCCAGTCTGGCTTCCCTGGGGTCTATGCCCGCGTCCCGACCTACGTACCCTGGATCAGGCGGCAAATCCAGACGGGTCTGTGA
- the LOC108402890 gene encoding serine protease 29-like isoform X1 — protein sequence MFSGCWLLPQACIGFPGLALSPWDAAPGPGLPPPEAPPGSLRLVALSHSCPVIVTNAQQGCSELELGDREPVSRAQELPPWSPTGKMLKLPFLTLFLLGDAVAGTPAPLPENELVGIVGGDNAPQGKWPWQVSLRQYNYRWASWTHICGGSLIHPQWVLTAAHCIFRKDADPSTYRVHAGDVYLYGDQVLLNVSLIIVHPDYVHPELGADVALFQLAESVDRTANMKPIRLSSASPEVTEGQCWVTGWGSVSMHESLPPPYRLQQVSVQLVDNALCDQLYSNSLWHLYDRKIIQDDMLCAGSEGRDSCYGDSGGPLVCRVKGAWQLVGVVSWGNSCAQSGFPGVYARVPTYVPWIRRQIQTGL from the exons ATGTTCTCGGGGTGCTGGCTTCTCCCCCAGGCCTGCATTGGGTTCCCTGGGCTGGCTTTGTCCCCGTGGGACGCGGCTCCAGGTCCAGGCCTGCCACCTCCCGAGGCGCCtcctgggtccctgaggctggtggcCCTGAGCCACTCCTGCCCAGTCATTGTCACCAATGCCCAGCAAGGCTGTTCTGAGCTTGAGCTTGGGGACAGGGAGCCTGTGAGCAGGGCTCAGGAATTGCCTCCCTGGTCACCCACGGGGAAG ATGCTGAAGCTGCCATTCCTGACCCTCTTTTTGCTGGGGGATGCCGTTGCTGGGACCCCAG CACCCCTCCCAGAGAATGAGCTGGTGGGCATCGTGGGCGGCGACAACGCCCCCCAGGGGAAGTGGCCGTGGCAGGTCAGCCTGAGGCAATACAACTATCGCTGGGCCTCGTGGACGCACATCTGTGGGGGCTCCCTCATCCACCCGCAGTGGGTGCTGACTGCCGCCCACTGCATCTTCCG GAAGGACGCTGACCCGTCGACCTACCGGGTCCACGCGGGGGACGTGTACCTCTACGGGGACCAGGTGCTGTTGAACGTGAGCCTCATCATCGTCCACCCTGACTATGTGCACCCTGAACTGGGTGCGGACGTGGCCCTGTTCCAGCTGGCAGAGTCGGTGGACAGAACCGCGAACATGAAGCCCATCAGGCTGTCGTCAGCTTCTCCTGAGGTCACCGAGGGCCAGTGCTGGGTGACAGGCTGGGGCAGCGTCAGTATGCACG AGTCTCTGCCCCCGCCGTACCGCCTGCAGCAGGTGAGCGTGCAGCTGGTGGACAATGCCCTCTGCGACCAGCTGTACTCCAACTCCCTGTGGCACCTCTATGACAGGAAGATCATTCAGGACGACATGCTGTGTGCGGGCAGCGAGGGCCGGGACTCCTGCTAT GGCGACTCCGGTGGCCCCCTGGTCTGCAGGGTGAAAGGGGCCTGGCAGTTGGTGGGAGTGGTGAGCTGGGGCAACAGCTGTGCCCAGTCTGGCTTCCCTGGGGTCTATGCCCGCGTCCCGACCTACGTACCCTGGATCAGGCGGCAAATCCAGACGGGTCTGTGA